In the Pongo abelii isolate AG06213 chromosome 18, NHGRI_mPonAbe1-v2.0_pri, whole genome shotgun sequence genome, AGCCAGAGTACTTTATGGTTAACAGAAATGATTTATGTTAAGCCTTAAATAGACTGTTAAAAAGACATAACAAAGGGGCCAAATTTATGAAGTGACTTCAAAAATACTATCTAAACAGTCAGAAATCCAGCctaataaaaagacattttttagaaagtaaaaagaaaacgtGATATATAATGAACTCTTAACATAACTTCCTGTATAAATAACTATGTTAACTTTCCATCCTACCTCCTAGTATTTGTGATGCTGTGGCACTCTCTTCAATTGATGTTTTGCTAGGTGCAGTagatttacaattttatttttaaagccgcTGCCTATGGCACACAGCTCTATTCTAAATAGCATGCGTTGCAATTATAAGCCGACTCATTAAACATTTCActagaaatctgaaaaaatcAGCTTGCCTCACCTGTGACATTAGGATCACGCCTTGTTCTCCACTGAGGGACAAATACAGTGATGTTTCTGTTGCCAAGCTTCCAAAAATATTCAACTGCAATTGCAATTCCACGACAAGAAAAGAACTTTTTCAGACCATGGCTAGAAAtaacaaagtaaagaaaataagtaaagttTATTTCTGTTTAAAGCACAGTAAGTTTCATCATGAAAAGTTAACATACACATACAACAAACAGTAAGAACAAAGTTTCCTTTAATATTCTTACATTTTTGGCATTTAGTTGCATAAAGTTAGGATGGAACCCACTGCAGGGGACAGAACTCTTAATAGTGTCTTAGgatttttctcacattttgttaatctaactgggtgtggtggtgtgatagAAAGCAGTGAGCTCCATGGTAATACTTGTTCCCTGTGACAGAAGAAAGGGACAAAGATGTGACATGGTCATAACCCCTGCAACCTCCAAAGATGCTGCTGTGTCCTGTCCCAGGAGGGCTCCACTCTTTTTAGGGAATATTTACCCAGTTTACAGCTTACGAGAAACATGTTGAGGGCAAGACTCAAATGAAACTAATGGGGGGCCGTGAAAGGCTATTTTAAGAATGCAGAAAGCAgggaaaaaaggtaaaaaaaaaaaaaaaaaaaaaaaaattaaaacaacaacaacaatgaacaGTAAAGAACACAGGTCAGCACACTTTTTCTGTTAAGAGCCACAGTCTCTGTCATACCACCCAACTCTGAATGTGAAAACAGCCACAGACAACTGTAAGTGAATGTGTGCGGCTGTTCcacatttacaaaaacaggttgCGGGCCTGATTTGGCCCATAGTTTACAATCCTTGGTATAGAGGATTAAAAAATGCCCACCCCTCCATCCATAACACATTTCAACGGAAAGGAAGAAAGTACTTAAATTTTACTCTCCAGCAGTTAATTAAATGTGGAGATAAAAAAgtgttaaaagtttaaaattctgCAGGTGGTAATTTGTCTACTCATGggtattagaaagaaaaaaagactaaaatctCAAACAGTGATGCTCTAATTTATGAAATTAGCATAATCTATGTTCACTGCTTCAGTGGTCACTTAGATTCCAGCGACAATACTCCCTGCATCTTCAGTCCTATCTTCTCTCCACGTCTAATGCTGCATGCCAAAACTGCTTTGTAGAAATACTTCACTTGAAAGTTCTGCCATGATGGGCATATGTGTCCCGAGTTAAACCCAGGCTCTCCTAATTCCAAGCTACCCTGCAAATTCCAGTGAAACTAACTTTTAAATGCGGCCCAAGGCCTTTGATTCTGCTCAGGGCCTTCAAAGACACTGTCCTACACTAATCCTGCCTGGCTTCCAGGACCCCTCCTCATCTGACTCGTCAGAAACGATCTGgccaagtgaccctcccactacCATAAGACAACCCTCTTGGTTTTGGCCAGGTCTTGCTATCTCACCCCTCCCGGTCTCTGAGCCTTTCCTTATGTTGCTTTCTATATGTGCGATGCTCTTGCACCTTTCCTTGCTCCTTCTTCAAATGCCCTCAGGACTGAATGGGCTGAATTCTGGCCCCTCTTCTTCCATGAAGCTATTTCTAGACACAGGGCCTCTCTCAACCTCCTTCCTCTTCTGAGTTCCAATCGTGTATGGTGCACCAGAATCACAGAGATAGAATAGCATTTAGATGCCTGTTAGAGAAAGGAGTCACTAGGGAAAGAGGAGCCTGCCTGGGTTGCACAGCCAGGGGGATGAGATGGATCATACTCCGGCTTCCTCACGCCTGCCCTTTCCATGACCCCACAGTGGGATTGTCACCCCAACTGCATGTGCGTTCCTTGAGAGCAGGAACAGGGTAGAGTCACAAGAGCTACGCACAGACTCCTCTTTTTAAAGGCTATTTCTTTTTCAGTGAACCATAAATAAGATATTTCAGAGGCTCTTACtccagaaaatatatgtaaataaacacACCCAATCTTGATAATTCAGGAGTGCTTTGTTTATATAAAGGCATTCAAATATGGCAAGAAGGTAACCAAGTGACATTTTTAACTAGAAAAAAGACTGGGGGTGGTTCTTTAAAGGGGGCCTTTTTTAATCTTCCAAAAACAATAAATCATCCATCACTCTAATTGCTTAACAGCAGGGACACGCCTACAGTTAACATCAACCACAGCCCTAATTTGAAAATCCACAACAGAACAACCTGCTGGTTCTTAGAAAAACcaagaaatatgtatatttagtCCTCAAAAGGATAACCTTTGAGATAACTGCACTGAAAAGGTTTTTAAGGTGGCTCCCTGATTATTTGACAGATACAAATGTGTGCTACctactctccctcttttccttaaCAGCTTCTGGTGATGGCAAGAGGAGGAACTGGATAGAGGAGGAGTACCCAGTTCCATTCCACCGGCTCACTACGTAACAAGGAAGGAAATGCAGACCGATGAATTCTGCTGCCCTGGACTCTTACAAGTCTAGAGGGGGAACAGATGGAGTTTCTAGAAACATCAGCTCTCAACTAAATTCCAAAGTGTTATTCTCAGTAATAAGATCATATCACTTTTGATACTCTAAAAAAATCTcaggaatggaattaaaatagAGGTTCAAAATTCTGGTGGAGAACATACAGATTTacccaaaaaataaaactacaacaacaaaaaattaagtgAAGCCAAATTATTGTCCTCAAAATAATACAGAGGGTCGATTAAGGACCCTTCAAGTCCTATACCCTGAGCAGGCAGACATGTGCTTACTCATCACTGTCTCCTAGCCTCTCTGCAATCAAACCAGAGTAGCATGTTGACGGGTAAACCCAGACCAAAGGTCTATTTTGACCCAGAgacaaagtatatatataataacacCTTGCTACTTATGGGAAGGCCAAAGCTCTGGGGCTCCCAGTTCCAAATGCAGAATGAACAGTTATCAAGTCTGGGAGGCCAGCTGTGCAGGCCCTCAAGAGATTTAAATGCCTGCTTCCATATAATTGGTTAAAGGTTATATCATCTAGTTGTTTGCCATATTATAGAATGCTGGCAACTAAAGGAAAGTGTCCAAAGTGGAGGAGAGATGGGTGACACACAGCTGATAAAAACTCATGGCAGCCATAGCACCAGACAGGGCAGTGTGGGGACAGTGGAAAGTTCTTTCTGAGTTACCCAGGAAAAAGCGATTTCTTTTTATGGAACCCTAATATGGAAAAGActagtatgaaaaaaaaatggttaaaatacttaattttggCAAGGGAAGGGGCAAACCCCATCTATGTGGAAAACTATCAACCCATATGTCAGGGGCTCTCATGCTGAAGTTTCAGGCTAACAGAGCCCAAATGTTTCTCGGCCACTACTGTGCTGTCTAGCCATACACCACAAACAATTTCCACTTACTCATCATTTGACTCATTCATGGTGACAAGGGGGCAAGAACAAGATATACAAAATTGGCAGCATTAAACAGGGTACTGTGGAGGTTTTCACGGTGGTATGGGCTGCAGACCTCATTCTGGATAGGCAAATGAACAAAGGCTTTACAAAAATACATCGAAGGGTGAGCCTAGGCTGCTTTAGGGTGGGGCTCACACCAACAGATCCTATTGCTTAAGGACTCAAATAAGTACTTCCCCAACTACTTGGGTCAAATCAGTGAGCTTTAGTCAGCAGTGCTATGCAACTCAAGACTTAAGTATCCAATGATGCGTTGGCCTGAAAATTCCAACCTTAACTTCTGCTGGAGGAGAAAGGGTATACAGCAGCTCTGGGGAAAGACATTATGGGCCCAAATCTCTATCTATGTAAccttggaaaacatttttaagccACTTCATGTTGTATAAATTGTAACTTTTGCCTCACAATTGGTGTGAaggttgcatttttaaaaatacagtgcctgacacataataataGGTGATTCGGCTTTAAAATCTCAAATATTTGTTGCGTTAAATATATGGCCTCAGTTAAAAATCTAAACTGGCCACTGGAATAGTAACCATGAAGTTACAAATGGGTAGTAAAAAGCCACTAAAAAAATCCTAAACTGGGCATGGTAAGGCGTGCCTATAGCCTCAGCTACTAGgaaagattgcctgagcccaagagttcgagtccagcctgggcaaaatagtgagactttacctcttaaaaaaagaaaaattctaatttgCCTTTAATTTATCAATAAGTTTTTACTGAgctcctactatgtgtcagggaCTATGGGTATTAGAGGTAGTTCATTgaacagaagaaaacacaaatcagTTTCTTCATGGAATCTAGTCAAAGTTAATTCACACTTAACACTGAACCGACTGATTTAAAATaagggctgatttttttttcaacttccaAAAAAAATTGACGTAAAATTCACACGACTAAAATAATCAATTAAATGGCATTTACTATGTTCGCAATGCTGTGCAACCACCACTTACATCTAGTTCCAAAATGTTTGTCACTCCAAAataaaactctatacccattacgCAGTTTCTTCCTAGAATATGGGTAAATCTTAATTACTGATATTTTCAGATCAATTTACATCAAATTAAGTACAAGTCTGTCTTCTTAAAGTAACACATTCTCTTGTAAAAGTATTGCCGTTAAACAGAGACATCTGTGtatccaaagaaaatgtaaatccTCCCAAAACAATcagttttccaaaaaagaaataaaaaagaaagcttgCAGCTTTCCCTTAGTGTAATAATTGGTGGTTTTCAAAAGAGATGATACTGTACTCAGGGCATTAGGAAATACGTGGGAGTGTGTTTGAGGTGTCACAACGACTGGGGAAGGATATTATAAGCAAAGTGGGAGGGACTAGATTTGCAAAACATCCTGTCATGGATAGGCAGCACCACTCTAAATTCCAACAGTGACCCTGCTGAGAAATATGCCTGTTAACTACCCCAAAAGGTTTATAAAAAGCATCAGGATCGCTGCTCATTCTATGTTAACTTGCATTTCCTATTTGGAAAATCCTTCCACATATAGAAAAGTGAAAGAGGATGAGAATTGCTCACAATTGTGACCTAAATTTTGTGTCACCCAGTTGGCTCAAGAAATCGTAACAATGAAGAACTTGTTCCGGGCTTGGGGTGTGGGTGACTGAAGTGACATTTTTGCTTAGATATCGCTATGCAGCTGCGGGTCATTTGCTGGGTTTCCCCTAACAGGGctgccaaaaaaaaacaaagtgaaatgacAATAAACAGTATTATCTGGAAATGAAGATAAGCACATTGCATATTTTTGCTGTCTGTCTTCAAACTAACATCTGAAATGATGGCATTTTCTTTCTGACAGCAAAATACAGCATTGATAAttcattcaaataataaaaagcagaaaaatccttatattttaaaaaatacatattaaaatatttatgaccATATATCTGAGATTTCCTTCAAAATAATAGGGGTGGAAGGAAGAAGTAAGGGCTAGGATGAAACAAGACTGATCATGAGCTGGTAATTGTTGAAGGTGGGTGATGAACCCATGGGAATTCATTATCTTATCTTGTGTATTTGAAAatcctaattaaaaaatttacaaaacaaaaaattataaatatactataaacatatatttcaaaaataacatttatttttcaatccTAATAGGTATTCTTAACAACTCAGGGCATTTACTGATCTCTCAGAACTCCTAAAAAAGAAGTTACACAAACATTCAGCAAttcagaaaagtatttttaagattTGGCAACTTCTCCTTCATTCCATGTCCAGGTGCCCTGTTTCTTGAATTGTGGCTACTTAAAATGCCAGACCTTGAATATTTCTTCAAAAATCAATGgtgttaaattaaattaaatttggccTAAAGATGCCTCCATACATAGTGACCTGCAACCTTAGTATGTGAACAAATGGCAACCTAAGAGTATTCTTGTAAAAAAAATggctgagtctcagccaatcacagcagccaagcttcagccaatcacaggctgCCAATTGTTCAGCCCACTTCTACATAAGGCAAATGCCTCATCACAGGATGCCTGgataaggcaaatgccaacccGTAGGCAATCAAGCTGTTTCTGCAGGGCACTTCCCTTTTCTGCCTATAAATACTGCCGGCCCTCATTGCTGGGTGAAGCTCTCTGAATCTCTCCTGGTTTAGGGTGCTGCCAGATTCGTAAATCATTGTTCATGCAGATCAACTCTGATAAATGTAATTTGCcctaagtttttcttttaacaatgggGTGACTGGTTTTGAAAACTGAAGGCAGACTTTACATAGTTGTTGAAACGATATGGTAAAGATGTCCTTAAGGACAGGTCAGAAGCAACAGATTGCAGCAACTGAAACTCCGAACAGTTAAGTGACCTGCCCCAAATCAAACAGCTGGTCCACAGTGTGGGGAGGCTCTTGACCCTCACACTCTCCTTAGCCACGATCTTAAACTGCCCCTTAGAAAAGAAACCCAAGTGTACAGGTTTCAAATCAGAGGATTTTCAACTAAGAGGAGTTCCAAGACAGGCTAACTAGAAACAACAGGTTCATTAAATGATGTCTTTtactaaaaacaaatattataaacTTTTAGTAAGAGCAGAGGCCCACAATGAAGCGCAAACTGACTACTTTTGAAAGGAAATTGCCATTGCTCTATCCACAGAATTATATCACACCTATTACCACCGCACACTCTTGGGTAGAGATCAGGCATACTCCAGCATAATAAGATAAAAAAATCCTTTTGCTTTAAGCTTATTTAGATTAGAACATAATGGTACTCACAGTATTAAGAATTTAATGACTTAAAAGTCACTATACTACATATCACTGAGCAATGCAACGTGAAAAGATAATTTTCTATCCTCTCTTGCCCTTAGCAATTAAGTTCAGCAGGGTGAAGTAAAGTTCATGAATCCAGAAGATGGACTGACAAAACCTTTCCAACCAGTTGGTTCCCATTCCCCTCCACCATCCGACCCTAAGGCTACAGATCAACTATATACAACATGTATGTATAGTTCCCATATACATGTGATTCTGAGACACCATTTAGAgccctatttaaaataaaataatctgcagAGAATGGACTTACGTAATTGCAACATTGCTCCCATCTATAACaatgtgtttcaaatctgttctccCTGGTTCATTTTTTAATTCCAGCTTGTAGGGTACTTTTAGAGTATCTCGAAACCTTTGAACCCCAGTAACTGACGAATCAATATGATCAGAAGGTCCTGCCGACCTTGCATCAGTAACCGAAGGTAACAGCTGGGGCAGTGGCATTGGTGGAGAAAGGGTTGAGCAATTTGGCTTAGAATGAGGAGAACTACAACATCCTAAACGTTTTTCACAGGCAGATTTCATATTATTTGGAAGCAAGGGTTCTGGCTGCTGGTGTAAACCATTTTCAGGAAAAAGTGCAACTCTGGGCTGGTGACTTGAAGCTCCCCTTGAAACAAAATTGACTTCTTTGGGACTTGGAGAGGCAACAGAAGGTGAAAGGCCATCAGTTTCAGGGTCTGTGTTACAAACGTAGTTCTGGTTTGAACCCCAGACTTCATGTTTCTGTTCTATTGGCACTGTTCTGAAAGTATTAATTCTGCAGTTTGAGGTACATGGTTTAGCTTCCACTTTGAATGGTAACTGAGAAAATTTTTCTACCATATTTTGCTGTGTGTGAGCCTGTGTTTTCTTTGGAGTGGAATCAGTTGTAAgctcatttgtgctgctataaacacctttatttttggttttgttggtcTCTGGATACACTGTACCAGCTGAAAATTCTCTGTCTTCTTggaatcttttattttccttttcaatttcctCTAAGAGCAATAATGGTTCAGTAGATGGTCCATACACCTTAATGACCTTTTCAACAATTTCTTGGGAGTAGCCCatggttttaaaaaagtttacGAGGATGTTGTATTCCATTTCCTCAGTAGTTTCTTTTATATCCGGACTTAAATTTTCAGAATCAGTAGAAGAATCAGATAGGTCAGCTATTACATTTCCAGCCAATGTCTTAGCATCGTGTAAAATCTCCCCCTCCTGaacattttccaaagaaaactGCTTCTTCGTATGCCTTTCTTCAGAATCAGAAAATCTCCTTTTCTGACAAATTCTCTCATTGGAAAGTGCCTCTTCATCTGGGGTTAGACCATTTATTGGATCAAAAAGCACATCTGGTGAGCTAGAAAGGACTGTGTCCATTTGTTTTGTAAGCTCAGAAACAGGAGTCCCAGCTTTATTTCTTGCCTCTTCCTGCAAAACAGTTTCATCTCTAGAAATATTCAGCCCTGTGGCAGCATTCTGTGTAAACTCTGTTTGTTGAGAATCTCTCATTTCAATAACATCATCATCTCCTGTTTCAAAGAGATTCTCCTCACCTTGTGTGAGTGTCAAAAGTTCTTTTTTCAAGGAAGTGggcaaaatcaacaaatccattGTGTAATTGTCTGCATGGGCTTCAACAAATTGTTTGAATTCCCTTTTCACCTCTGATTCTTTCTGACTGCTGGGTAGGttctctttattttcaaagaGCTTTACAAATTGTTGAATGTGACTCCTAGCCATGACCACGGCCTCAGCACTTCCTCTGATGCCAagaaggccaatgtccagaatgcaGAGGTCAGCACAAGTATCCTGAATCAAGCTTTTCAGAAACAGGCTCTCTGCCCCAACAAAAATGCAGTGCATGTCCTTGGGGTAACATTCTCTTTCTTCTAGTTCAGGTTCACAGATTCCTTTAATATATTCctgtaaagagaaaataagaaattaggtCAATTTACAAAAGTTCCTTATAGCACATAATAAATTACCATGTAACTACAAATGTCAGGctgattttataaaaatcacaagcatgtTTGTAATTTTGAACAAAATGTCATGctttaaataaaacattgaaaataacAGATATAACTTGCTTAAATCATCTTTAGAGGAACTGAAAAATCTGCATCCAAATCTAAAAGGTGGgtattttgtaacattttatgCAGTGTGATCTTAGGGATTTGCTGAGCTACACAGTGAATAATCCCAAGGCTGGATTTATTTACATCTCTAATGAAAAGACATCTTTGCTTGCTACCAGTAATTTATTACTTCCATGACATAATCAAGAGAGA is a window encoding:
- the N4BP1 gene encoding NEDD4-binding protein 1 isoform X2 translates to MAARAVLDEFTAPAEKAELLEQSRGRIEGLFGVSLAVLGALGAEEPLPARIWLQLCGAQEAVHSAKEYIKGICEPELEERECYPKDMHCIFVGAESLFLKSLIQDTCADLCILDIGLLGIRGSAEAVVMARSHIQQFVKLFENKENLPSSQKESEVKREFKQFVEAHADNYTMDLLILPTSLKKELLTLTQGEENLFETGDDDVIEMRDSQQTEFTQNAATGLNISRDETVLQEEARNKAGTPVSELTKQMDTVLSSSPDVLFDPINGLTPDEEALSNERICQKRRFSDSEERHTKKQFSLENVQEGEILHDAKTLAGNVIADLSDSSTDSENLSPDIKETTEEMEYNILVNFFKTMGYSQEIVEKVIKVYGPSTEPLLLLEEIEKENKRFQEDREFSAGTVYPETNKTKNKGVYSSTNELTTDSTPKKTQAHTQQNMVEKFSQLPFKVEAKPCTSNCRINTFRTVPIEQKHEVWGSNQNYVCNTDPETDGLSPSVASPSPKEVNFVSRGASSHQPRVALFPENGLHQQPEPLLPNNMKSACEKRLGCCSSPHSKPNCSTLSPPMPLPQLLPSVTDARSAGPSDHIDSSVTGVQRFRDTLKVPYKLELKNEPGRTDLKHIVIDGSNVAITHGLKKFFSCRGIAIAVEYFWKLGNRNITVFVPQWRTRRDPNVTEQHFLTQLQELGILSLTPARMVFGERIASHDDRFLLHLADKTGGIIVTNDNFREFVNESVSWREIITKRKQYRGPKHHKTVLHSLFIGGWPLQVRGGPAQSSRAGSDECGHALLSLQPSRASRVFLHEAGGTVKCDGAQTASYFTQL
- the N4BP1 gene encoding NEDD4-binding protein 1 isoform X1 — protein: MAARAVLDEFTAPAEKAELLEQSRGRIEGLFGVSLAVLGALGAEEPLPARIWLQLCGAQEAVHSAKEYIKGICEPELEERECYPKDMHCIFVGAESLFLKSLIQDTCADLCILDIGLLGIRGSAEAVVMARSHIQQFVKLFENKENLPSSQKESEVKREFKQFVEAHADNYTMDLLILPTSLKKELLTLTQGEENLFETGDDDVIEMRDSQQTEFTQNAATGLNISRDETVLQEEARNKAGTPVSELTKQMDTVLSSSPDVLFDPINGLTPDEEALSNERICQKRRFSDSEERHTKKQFSLENVQEGEILHDAKTLAGNVIADLSDSSTDSENLSPDIKETTEEMEYNILVNFFKTMGYSQEIVEKVIKVYGPSTEPLLLLEEIEKENKRFQEDREFSAGTVYPETNKTKNKGVYSSTNELTTDSTPKKTQAHTQQNMVEKFSQLPFKVEAKPCTSNCRINTFRTVPIEQKHEVWGSNQNYVCNTDPETDGLSPSVASPSPKEVNFVSRGASSHQPRVALFPENGLHQQPEPLLPNNMKSACEKRLGCCSSPHSKPNCSTLSPPMPLPQLLPSVTDARSAGPSDHIDSSVTGVQRFRDTLKVPYKLELKNEPGRTDLKHIVIDGSNVAITHGLKKFFSCRGIAIAVEYFWKLGNRNITVFVPQWRTRRDPNVTEQHFLTQLQELGILSLTPARMVFGERIASHDDRFLLHLADKTGGIIVTNDNFREFVNESVSWREIITKRLLQYTFVGDIFMVPDDPLGRSGPRLEEFLQKEVCLRDMQPLLSALPNVGMFDPSFRVPGTQAASTSHQPPTRIQGAPSSHWLPQQPHFPLLPALPNLQQNLPMPAQRSSAETNELREALLKIFPDSEQRLKIDQILVAHPYMKDLNALSAMVLD